A single window of Hypomesus transpacificus isolate Combined female unplaced genomic scaffold, fHypTra1 scaffold_289, whole genome shotgun sequence DNA harbors:
- the spryd7b gene encoding SPRY domain-containing protein 7b has translation MAAMFTCCLGCCGDGGSGHIPLKEMPTVQLDTHHMGTDVVIVKSGRRICGTGGCLANAPLHQNKSYFEFKIQSTGVWGIGVATQKVNLNQVPMGRDTNSLVLRHDGSVYHKNEEKNRLPANSLPQEGDIVGITYDHVELNLYLNGKNMHCPASGIRGTVFPVVYVDDSAILDCQFSDFYHTAPHGFEKILFEQQIF, from the exons ATGGCTGCAATGTTTACGTGTTGTCTGGGATGCTGCGGAGATGGAGGGTCGGGGCATATCCCTCTTAAAGAAATGCCCACTGTCCAGTTAGACACGCATCACATGG GCACAGATGTCGTGATTGTTAAGAGCGGGCGACGGATATGTGGCACAGGTGGTTGTCTTGCTAACGCTCCTTTGCACCAGAACAAGAGCTACTTTGAGTTCAAAATTCAGTCAACTG GTGTGTGGGGGATAGGTGTGGCAACCCAGAAGGTGAATCTGAACCAGGTGCCGATGGGAAGGGACACTAACAGCCTGGTGCTCAGGCATGATGGATCGGTGTACCACAAGAACGAGGAGAAGAACCGGCTACCGGCCAACAGCCTACCCCAGGAGGGGGATATTGTG GGCATCACCTACGACCACGTCGAGCTGAACCTGTACCTGAATGGGAAAAACATGCACTGTCCAGCATCAGGCATCCGGGGCACAGTGTTCCCTGTAGTCTatg TGGATGACAGTGCCATCTTAGACTGCCAGTTCAGTGACTTCTACCACACGGCTCCACACGGCTTCGAGAAGATCCTGTTTGAACAGCAGATCTTTTGA
- the trim13 gene encoding tripartite motif-containing 13 isoform X1 — MCRYKSYNSMSLIAFLPPRLSERNTMELLEEDLTCPICCCLFDDPRVLSCSHSFCKKCLEGILDGNRSTQWRPPFKCPSCRKETQHNGINSIQTNYTLRGIVEKYNKIRILPRMSICKQHCGQPLNIFCLTDLKLICGFCATTGDHKGHKFCALEDAYEQEKRAFDELLQGVETWRSADTLSCLETLEASKKKALQLVSRDADKVKDYFEKLISALDHKKSEILSDFETLKLVVMQAYDPEINKLSAALDEQRRALNIAESFRNVTDPLCFLQQMQEFREKLRVVRETPLPSRTDMDVGPLVRNFDVKNWDSVKFKDVDKLSVPHENGSYRCKTKRVRGRSWGELALYICFLILTPLVFFQADNLAVSPLFSFLNYAYEATPLVLIPLAQNLLVYLMDTCQNCYLYLIHTTADILAYCKLL; from the exons ATGTGTCGCTATAAAAGCTATAATTCAATGTCGCTAATTGCATTTTTACCTCCTAGATTATCTGAGCGG AACACAATGGAGCTTTTAGAAGAGGACCTCACCTGCCCAATCTGCTGCTGTCTATTTGATGACCCTCGAGTTTTATCATGTTCTCACAGTTTCTGTAAGAAGTGTTTAGAGGGGATTCTGGACGGGAACCGATCTACCCAATGGAGACCTCCGTTCAAATGCCCATCTTGTCGTAAGGAGACCCAGCACAACGGGATCAACAGCATCCAAACCAACTACACTTTACGCGGAATTGTTGAGAAATACAACAAAATCCGGATTCTGCCAAGGATGTCAATTTGCAAGCAACACTGTGGCCAACCGCTCAATATATTTTGTTTAACAGACTTAAAACTCATTTGTGGATTTTGTGCAACGACAGGGGACCACAAAGGGCACAAGTTCTGTGCCCTGGAGGATGCGTACGAGCAAGAGAAGAGAGCGTTCGATGAGCTTTTGCAGGGAGTAGAAACATGGCGCAGCGCGGATACACTATCCTGCCTGGAGACACTGGAAGCCAGTAAGAAAAAAGCGCTTCAGTTGGTCTCCAGGGACGCAGATAAAGTAAAGGACTATTTCGAGAAACTAATCAGCGCTCTGGACCACAAAAAGAGCGAAATTCTCTCCGATTTTGAGACTCTAAAACTGGTTGTGATGCAAGCATATGATCCGGAGATAAACAAACTAAGCGCGGCACTGGATGAGCAAAGGCGCGCACTCAACATCGCCGAGTCGTTCAGGAATGTGACGGACCCACTGTGCTTCCTGCAGCAGATGCAGGAGTTCAGGGAGAAGTTGCGAGTTGTCCGGGAAACACCACTTCCCTCCCGGACTGACATGGACGTCGGTCCCCTGGTACGAAACTTTGATGTCAAAAACTGGGACTCGGTGAAGTTTAAAGACGTGGACAAGCTCTCGGTACCCCATGAGAACGGTTCCTATCGCTGCAAGACCAAACGTGTGAGAGGCAGAAGTTGGGGGGAACTCGCACTCTATATCTGTTTTCTCATTCTGACACCCTTAGTTTTTTTTCAGGCGGACAACCTCGCTGTCTcacccctcttctctttcctcaATTATGCATATGAGGCCACGCCCCTTGTCTTAATCCCGCTGGCGCAAAATCTTCTGGTTTATCTGATGGATACCTGTCAGAACTGTTACCTGTACCTGATACATACCACTGCCGATATATTGGCCTACTGTAAGTTGCTTTAG
- the trim13 gene encoding tripartite motif-containing 13 isoform X2, translated as MELLEEDLTCPICCCLFDDPRVLSCSHSFCKKCLEGILDGNRSTQWRPPFKCPSCRKETQHNGINSIQTNYTLRGIVEKYNKIRILPRMSICKQHCGQPLNIFCLTDLKLICGFCATTGDHKGHKFCALEDAYEQEKRAFDELLQGVETWRSADTLSCLETLEASKKKALQLVSRDADKVKDYFEKLISALDHKKSEILSDFETLKLVVMQAYDPEINKLSAALDEQRRALNIAESFRNVTDPLCFLQQMQEFREKLRVVRETPLPSRTDMDVGPLVRNFDVKNWDSVKFKDVDKLSVPHENGSYRCKTKRVRGRSWGELALYICFLILTPLVFFQADNLAVSPLFSFLNYAYEATPLVLIPLAQNLLVYLMDTCQNCYLYLIHTTADILAYCKLL; from the coding sequence ATGGAGCTTTTAGAAGAGGACCTCACCTGCCCAATCTGCTGCTGTCTATTTGATGACCCTCGAGTTTTATCATGTTCTCACAGTTTCTGTAAGAAGTGTTTAGAGGGGATTCTGGACGGGAACCGATCTACCCAATGGAGACCTCCGTTCAAATGCCCATCTTGTCGTAAGGAGACCCAGCACAACGGGATCAACAGCATCCAAACCAACTACACTTTACGCGGAATTGTTGAGAAATACAACAAAATCCGGATTCTGCCAAGGATGTCAATTTGCAAGCAACACTGTGGCCAACCGCTCAATATATTTTGTTTAACAGACTTAAAACTCATTTGTGGATTTTGTGCAACGACAGGGGACCACAAAGGGCACAAGTTCTGTGCCCTGGAGGATGCGTACGAGCAAGAGAAGAGAGCGTTCGATGAGCTTTTGCAGGGAGTAGAAACATGGCGCAGCGCGGATACACTATCCTGCCTGGAGACACTGGAAGCCAGTAAGAAAAAAGCGCTTCAGTTGGTCTCCAGGGACGCAGATAAAGTAAAGGACTATTTCGAGAAACTAATCAGCGCTCTGGACCACAAAAAGAGCGAAATTCTCTCCGATTTTGAGACTCTAAAACTGGTTGTGATGCAAGCATATGATCCGGAGATAAACAAACTAAGCGCGGCACTGGATGAGCAAAGGCGCGCACTCAACATCGCCGAGTCGTTCAGGAATGTGACGGACCCACTGTGCTTCCTGCAGCAGATGCAGGAGTTCAGGGAGAAGTTGCGAGTTGTCCGGGAAACACCACTTCCCTCCCGGACTGACATGGACGTCGGTCCCCTGGTACGAAACTTTGATGTCAAAAACTGGGACTCGGTGAAGTTTAAAGACGTGGACAAGCTCTCGGTACCCCATGAGAACGGTTCCTATCGCTGCAAGACCAAACGTGTGAGAGGCAGAAGTTGGGGGGAACTCGCACTCTATATCTGTTTTCTCATTCTGACACCCTTAGTTTTTTTTCAGGCGGACAACCTCGCTGTCTcacccctcttctctttcctcaATTATGCATATGAGGCCACGCCCCTTGTCTTAATCCCGCTGGCGCAAAATCTTCTGGTTTATCTGATGGATACCTGTCAGAACTGTTACCTGTACCTGATACATACCACTGCCGATATATTGGCCTACTGTAAGTTGCTTTAG